Proteins encoded in a region of the Dreissena polymorpha isolate Duluth1 chromosome 6, UMN_Dpol_1.0, whole genome shotgun sequence genome:
- the LOC127834910 gene encoding uncharacterized protein LOC127834910, with protein sequence MNMNISIFMVLGILHGCFSVNADCPICMHVGYKVTNVPPEYIQLMSQSVSLVEQMNTCSKDGIDMNVCGPGDMCKSEYSIFTAKGYKNVNPDIELTMEIVTRGCRDRPREYEAECSPLHDISNPLLPGFDILFKMYDHFSMKGQICTSEQPHQFNLLIPESYVTTGSGKNSASCVSAIFEYTVLNGLFLILCLN encoded by the exons ATGAACATGAACATTTCAATATTTATGGTACTGGGGATTTTGCACGGCTGTTTTTCAGTAAATG CCGACTGCCCGATTTGCATGCATGTTGGATACAAGGTGACGAATGTTCCACCGGAATATATACAGCTCATGAGTCAGAGTGTGTCACTTGTAGAACAGATGAACACCTGTTCGAAAGACGGAATCGATATGAACGTGTGTGGACCGGGGGACATGTGTAAGAGTGAATACTCTATATTTACGGCCAAGGGATATAAGAATGTAAATCCTG ATATCGAATTGACGATGGAAATTGTAACACGCGGATGTCGTGATAGGCCAAGAGAATACGAAGCCGAATGTAGTCCTCTTCACGACATTTCGAATCCATTATTACCGGGATTCGATATCCTCTTCAAAATGTACGACCACTTCAGCATGAAAGGACAGATATGCACCAGTGAGCAGCCGCATCAGTTCAACCTGCTCATTCCGGAGAGTTACGTCACGACTGGCTCTGGAAAAAATAGCGCTTCCTGTGTGTCGGCAATTTTCGAGTACACGGTTCTCAATGGACTGTTCCTGATACTGTGTCTGAACTGA